A part of Isachenkonia alkalipeptolytica genomic DNA contains:
- a CDS encoding ribonuclease J — translation MASKKDKLKIIPLGGLGEIGKNMTAIEYEDEILIIDCGLSFPEEEMLGVDIVIPDITYLLKNKDKVKGIVITHGHEDHIGALPYVLKKINVPVYGSRLTVGLIENKLKGFKMKNAHVERVKPRQKIQLGAFKVEFISTSHSIPDAFALSVETPAGIVFHTGDFRIDYTPIDDQIIDLDKIAEIGRKGVLVMLADSTNAERPGTTRSEKSVGDTFDEIFSSRKSRIIIATFASHVHRIQQIVNSCVKYNRKVVFAGRSMLTVGAVAQDLGVLNIPEGITITEKEMDDYPDEEVVVVVTGSQGEPMAALPRMASDEHRTLDVRSGDTVVFSSTPIPGNEKLVGKVMNLLYDRGAEVIYDKLYDVHTSGHACQEELKLMHRLVKPQYFIPVHGEVRHLRQHGLLAEELGMPKENIFVGETGDIMEFSKESAKVIGKITSGQVLVDGLGVGDVGNIVLRDRKHLAEDGLMIVVVTIKRENRKVMAGPDIISRGFVYVRESESLMSEAKDVVSKALVSCEKQNTKEWSVIKGAIRDQLKGFLYEKTKRRPMILPIIMEV, via the coding sequence TTGGCAAGTAAAAAAGACAAGTTAAAAATTATCCCGCTAGGAGGACTAGGGGAGATCGGAAAGAACATGACCGCCATCGAATATGAGGACGAGATTCTAATCATCGACTGCGGCCTGAGTTTTCCTGAAGAAGAAATGTTAGGGGTGGATATCGTAATTCCGGATATCACCTATTTATTGAAGAACAAGGATAAGGTAAAGGGAATTGTTATTACCCACGGACACGAAGACCACATCGGAGCCCTGCCCTATGTCTTGAAAAAAATCAACGTCCCGGTATACGGAAGCCGACTGACCGTAGGATTGATCGAGAACAAATTAAAGGGCTTTAAAATGAAAAATGCCCACGTTGAGCGGGTAAAGCCTCGACAAAAGATTCAACTAGGCGCTTTTAAAGTGGAGTTCATCAGCACCTCCCACAGTATTCCCGATGCTTTTGCCTTATCGGTGGAAACCCCGGCGGGCATCGTATTCCATACGGGAGACTTTCGAATTGATTATACCCCCATTGACGATCAGATCATCGATTTGGATAAAATCGCGGAAATCGGTCGAAAAGGGGTACTGGTAATGCTGGCGGACAGTACCAATGCCGAGCGTCCGGGAACCACCCGTTCGGAAAAAAGCGTGGGAGATACCTTCGATGAGATTTTCAGCAGCAGAAAAAGTCGTATTATTATTGCGACCTTTGCCTCCCATGTGCACCGAATTCAGCAGATTGTAAATTCCTGTGTAAAGTACAACCGTAAGGTGGTCTTTGCGGGAAGAAGTATGCTGACCGTCGGCGCCGTAGCCCAGGACTTAGGGGTATTGAATATCCCCGAGGGAATTACCATTACGGAAAAGGAAATGGACGATTATCCTGATGAAGAAGTGGTGGTTGTGGTTACCGGTTCTCAGGGAGAGCCTATGGCGGCCCTTCCAAGAATGGCCAGTGACGAACACCGTACCCTGGATGTTCGAAGTGGAGATACCGTGGTATTTTCTTCCACACCGATTCCCGGGAATGAAAAACTGGTTGGAAAAGTAATGAATCTATTATATGATCGCGGCGCGGAAGTCATTTACGATAAATTATATGATGTGCACACCTCCGGACATGCCTGCCAGGAAGAATTAAAACTGATGCACCGACTGGTGAAGCCTCAGTACTTTATTCCCGTACACGGGGAAGTACGACATCTTCGTCAGCACGGACTCTTAGCGGAAGAGCTGGGCATGCCCAAGGAAAATATTTTCGTCGGAGAGACGGGAGACATTATGGAATTCTCCAAGGAATCCGCCAAGGTGATCGGAAAAATCACTTCCGGACAGGTTCTTGTGGACGGTCTGGGTGTAGGAGATGTCGGAAACATCGTTCTACGGGATCGTAAGCACTTAGCGGAAGACGGACTGATGATCGTCGTGGTCACCATCAAACGGGAAAACCGAAAGGTAATGGCCGGACCGGATATCATCTCTCGAGGTTTTGTCTACGTTCGAGAATCCGAGTCTCTGATGTCGGAAGCCAAAGACGTGGTATCCAAAGCCTTGGTAAGTTGCGAGAAGCAAAACACCAAAGAATGGTCCGTAATCAAAGGGGCCATTCGGGATCAGCTAAAAGGCTTCCTCTATGAAAAAACCAAGCGGCGTCCAATGATTCTGCCTATAATTATGGAAGTTTAA
- a CDS encoding LysO family transporter: protein MNILLYIAIMIFGAFLGNRKLIPKPLMKKIDTIQFLCLLLLLFIMGVSIGLDEEVIQSFGTIGVQGIIFAVASILFSILGVRLIASKVLVKGGEDQ, encoded by the coding sequence ATGAATATTTTACTTTATATCGCAATTATGATCTTTGGAGCGTTTTTAGGAAATCGGAAACTGATTCCGAAGCCCTTGATGAAAAAAATCGATACCATCCAGTTTTTATGCCTGTTATTGCTGCTTTTTATTATGGGGGTGTCCATCGGCTTGGATGAGGAAGTGATTCAGTCCTTTGGCACCATAGGGGTGCAGGGGATCATCTTCGCGGTGGCCTCCATCCTCTTTAGTATCCTCGGGGTCCGCCTGATTGCCTCGAAGGTCCTTGTAAAAGGTGGTGAGGATCAGTGA
- a CDS encoding lysine exporter LysO family protein, with protein sequence MSITILLTVALGVLSGIFLFPESLQESMGFWISFGLGLLLFFVGIDIGSNRGILGRIRRIGFKVFLVPLMVAVGSILGTTLAGIVMGMNLAESAAIGAGFGWYSLSAIELSKHSAYLGTLAFVTNISREVIALVSIPFIAKYIGKLEAIAPAGATAMDTVLPVISRSTNAHIAIISFITGVVLSSMVPILVPLLMLFS encoded by the coding sequence GTGAGTATCACAATTTTACTAACTGTGGCCCTGGGGGTCCTGAGCGGAATATTTCTCTTTCCCGAAAGTCTGCAGGAGTCCATGGGTTTTTGGATCAGTTTCGGCTTAGGCCTATTGCTGTTTTTCGTAGGCATCGACATCGGCTCTAACCGGGGGATCCTGGGAAGAATCCGGAGAATCGGATTCAAAGTCTTTCTGGTTCCCTTAATGGTGGCGGTGGGAAGCATCCTGGGCACAACCTTGGCGGGGATTGTAATGGGTATGAATTTGGCGGAATCCGCCGCCATTGGCGCCGGTTTCGGCTGGTACTCCCTATCCGCCATTGAGCTTTCCAAGCACAGTGCCTACCTGGGAACCCTGGCCTTTGTGACCAACATCTCCCGGGAAGTCATCGCCCTGGTGTCCATTCCCTTCATCGCCAAGTATATCGGAAAACTCGAGGCCATTGCTCCCGCGGGAGCCACCGCCATGGATACGGTGCTTCCGGTGATCTCCAGGTCCACCAATGCCCATATCGCCATTATCTCCTTTATCACCGGCGTAGTGCTTTCCAGTATGGTACCGATCCTGGTTCCGCTGCTTATGCTGTTTTCCTAG
- a CDS encoding O-methyltransferase yields the protein MNNKNHQPSIEEEEIVQQHVKDYIKELLPQHQGLLKELEDYAAAHHVPIIQGEVAALIQVLVKTSKAEKILEIGTAIGYSAMIMAEAMEEEGRIVTLERNEKMVALAGENIRRGGYENQIQIIPGDALETLHFLPGDYDLIFMDGGKGHYREMLDLAISLLKPGGLLISDNILYKGMVSSEELVQRRKRTIVHRMREYLEYITHHRELTTSIIPIGDGVALSYKKN from the coding sequence ATGAATAATAAGAATCATCAGCCATCGATTGAAGAGGAAGAAATTGTGCAACAGCATGTAAAGGACTATATAAAAGAGCTGCTTCCCCAACATCAGGGCCTCTTAAAAGAGCTGGAGGACTACGCGGCGGCTCATCATGTGCCCATTATCCAGGGGGAGGTGGCAGCACTGATCCAGGTCCTGGTAAAAACCTCAAAAGCCGAAAAGATTTTGGAAATCGGCACCGCCATCGGTTACTCCGCCATGATCATGGCCGAGGCCATGGAAGAAGAGGGGCGCATCGTTACCCTGGAGCGAAATGAGAAAATGGTGGCCCTGGCCGGGGAGAATATCCGCCGGGGGGGCTATGAAAACCAAATTCAAATCATCCCGGGAGACGCTTTGGAAACTCTACATTTTTTACCGGGGGACTACGACCTGATATTCATGGACGGGGGAAAGGGACATTACCGGGAAATGCTGGATCTTGCCATATCCCTACTAAAGCCCGGTGGACTGTTGATCTCCGATAATATATTATATAAGGGAATGGTCTCCAGCGAAGAGCTGGTACAACGACGGAAACGCACCATCGTCCATCGAATGCGGGAATACCTGGAATACATCACCCACCATCGGGAGTTGACCACCAGCATTATCCCCATCGGCGACGGCGTAGCTTTGTCATATAAGAAAAACTAG
- a CDS encoding peptidase U32 family protein → MEKVELLAPAGDLERLKMAVLYGADGVYLGGQIFGMRAAAKNFSIEQIEEGVAFAHQRGVKVYLTLNIIPHNEDFEGLEEYLLQVEKTGIDAMIVSDPGTFELVQETLPDMDIHISTQANTTNHRTINFWHKMGAERVVLARELSFPEIHEIREKIHPEVELEAFVHGAMCISYSGRCLLSNYMANRDANRGACAQPCRWNYYLVEEQRPGEYMPIYEDEKGTYFMNSKDLSMIGHIPEMIESGIKSLKIEGRMKTIYYVATIVRAYRMAIDAYYEDPENWTFKPEWMQEIKKVSHREFTTGFYFDKPDEKEHIYADKTYHRDYTFIGLVKSYDEETGTAVIEQRNRFFKGDTVEIVGPEKETQTFVITEMINEEGEPIDVAPHPKQQVRIPVNRPVKPYDMLRKERMDHDES, encoded by the coding sequence ATGGAAAAAGTGGAACTACTGGCCCCGGCGGGGGATTTAGAGCGCCTGAAAATGGCGGTGCTCTACGGCGCCGACGGGGTCTATCTCGGCGGACAGATTTTCGGTATGCGTGCCGCCGCAAAAAACTTCAGCATAGAGCAAATCGAAGAAGGGGTGGCCTTTGCCCATCAACGGGGGGTTAAGGTGTATTTGACCCTGAACATCATTCCCCATAATGAGGATTTTGAAGGATTGGAAGAGTATTTACTACAGGTGGAAAAAACCGGCATTGATGCCATGATTGTTTCCGACCCGGGAACCTTTGAGCTGGTGCAGGAGACCCTGCCGGATATGGATATTCATATCAGCACCCAGGCCAACACCACCAATCACCGGACCATCAACTTCTGGCATAAAATGGGGGCGGAGCGGGTGGTTCTTGCCCGGGAGCTGAGCTTTCCGGAAATCCACGAAATTCGGGAAAAGATTCACCCCGAGGTGGAACTGGAAGCCTTTGTCCACGGCGCTATGTGCATCTCCTATTCGGGACGGTGCCTGCTCAGCAACTACATGGCCAACCGGGACGCCAACCGCGGCGCTTGCGCCCAGCCCTGCCGCTGGAACTACTACTTAGTGGAGGAACAACGGCCGGGAGAGTACATGCCCATCTACGAAGATGAAAAGGGCACCTATTTTATGAACTCCAAGGACCTGTCCATGATCGGCCATATTCCCGAGATGATCGAATCCGGGATCAAAAGCCTGAAGATTGAGGGGCGGATGAAGACCATCTATTACGTGGCCACCATCGTTCGAGCCTACCGTATGGCCATCGACGCCTACTATGAGGATCCGGAAAATTGGACCTTTAAGCCGGAGTGGATGCAGGAAATCAAAAAGGTCAGTCACCGGGAATTCACCACGGGTTTTTACTTTGACAAGCCCGACGAAAAGGAACACATCTACGCCGACAAAACCTATCACCGGGACTATACCTTTATCGGTCTGGTAAAATCCTACGATGAGGAAACCGGCACCGCCGTGATTGAGCAGCGAAACCGTTTCTTTAAAGGGGACACCGTGGAAATTGTGGGCCCGGAAAAGGAGACCCAGACCTTCGTGATCACGGAGATGATCAATGAGGAAGGGGAGCCCATCGATGTAGCCCCCCACCCGAAACAACAGGTTCGAATCCCGGTAAACCGGCCGGTCAAACCCTATGACATGCTTCGAAAAGAAAGGATGGATCATGATGAATCATAA
- the udk gene encoding uridine kinase, which yields MNHKPILIGITGGTGSGKSTVAQAIYDSLSEKNIAIIEQDAYYKDQSHLTFEERTKTNYDHPLAFDMDLLIEHLEKLSNKQCIEKPAYDFENHNRKKETTTFYPKDIIILEGILLLDEPKLRDMLDIKIFVDTDSDVRIIRRILRDIEDRGRSLESVIDQYLSTVRPAHLQFVEPNKKYADIIIPEGGFNQVAIDIMIAKVKSIVQERV from the coding sequence ATGAATCATAAACCTATTTTAATCGGAATCACCGGAGGCACCGGTTCCGGAAAGAGCACCGTGGCCCAGGCGATTTACGACAGTTTGTCGGAGAAAAACATTGCCATTATTGAACAGGACGCCTATTACAAGGACCAGTCTCATTTAACCTTTGAGGAGCGGACCAAGACCAACTACGACCACCCCCTGGCCTTTGACATGGATCTCTTGATCGAACATTTGGAAAAGCTCTCCAATAAGCAGTGCATCGAAAAGCCCGCCTATGATTTTGAAAACCATAATCGAAAGAAAGAAACCACCACCTTTTATCCCAAGGACATTATTATCTTAGAAGGCATCCTGCTGTTGGACGAACCGAAGCTTCGGGACATGCTGGATATTAAAATCTTTGTGGATACGGACTCCGACGTTCGAATCATCCGGCGGATCCTTCGGGATATCGAGGACCGGGGACGAAGTCTGGAGTCGGTGATCGATCAATATTTAAGCACGGTGCGTCCCGCCCATCTTCAGTTTGTGGAACCGAATAAAAAGTACGCCGATATCATCATTCCCGAAGGAGGCTTTAACCAGGTGGCCATCGATATTATGATTGCCAAGGTAAAGTCCATCGTTCAGGAAAGGGTTTAA
- a CDS encoding CBS domain-containing protein, translating to MNIAFFITPKHESVCLEKDATMRQALEKMEYHRYTAIPIVDKQGRYVGTLTEGDLLWKMKNTPNLTFEGTNKISLKKVPKNMSNHPVSINAEIEEVVDLIMKQNFVPVVDDQEIFVGIITRKSVMSYLRNIAAEEIGNTDNLRSVSSM from the coding sequence ATGAATATTGCATTTTTTATTACACCGAAACATGAGAGTGTTTGCCTCGAGAAGGACGCCACCATGCGTCAAGCCTTGGAGAAAATGGAGTATCACCGTTATACCGCCATACCCATCGTAGATAAACAGGGGAGATATGTGGGAACTTTGACGGAAGGGGATCTGCTTTGGAAGATGAAAAACACACCGAATTTAACCTTTGAGGGAACCAATAAAATTTCTCTTAAAAAGGTTCCGAAAAATATGAGCAATCATCCTGTCTCTATCAATGCGGAGATCGAGGAAGTTGTGGATTTGATTATGAAACAAAACTTTGTCCCTGTCGTGGATGATCAGGAGATTTTTGTGGGCATCATTACCCGAAAGTCGGTAATGAGTTACTTACGCAACATCGCAGCAGAGGAAATCGGAAACACGGACAACTTACGTTCCGTATCGAGCATGTAA
- a CDS encoding threonine aldolase family protein, whose product MEFNEENKGFFINDYSEGAHTEILKRLQETNEQAQEGYGEDLHTKQAKEEIKRLLGENHSSEVHLVSGGTQANLTTLGAMLRPFESVIAPESAHIAVHETGAIEATGHKINTIPTEDGKITPADILEVLEEHEDEHMVLPRVIYISNTTEVGTCYTKKELQELRAFADEQGLKIYLDGARIGSALMTKSNDLTLKDLAALTDAFYIGGTKNGALLGEAIVLNSPELQKNFRYAIKQRGGLMAKGRILGIQFTTLFEGDLFFQLAGHGNEMADRLREGIREEGYKFLAETESNQLFPILPERLIEELEKKYVFYRWKKIDNHHTALRLVTSWATKKEKVDAFLEDLKA is encoded by the coding sequence ATGGAATTCAATGAAGAGAATAAAGGTTTTTTTATCAATGATTACAGTGAAGGGGCCCATACCGAAATACTAAAGCGCCTTCAGGAAACCAATGAACAAGCCCAGGAAGGCTACGGAGAGGACCTCCACACCAAACAGGCCAAGGAAGAAATTAAGCGGCTCTTGGGAGAGAACCACTCCTCGGAAGTTCATCTGGTCTCCGGGGGTACCCAGGCGAATTTAACCACCCTAGGGGCCATGCTTCGGCCCTTCGAGTCGGTGATTGCGCCGGAAAGCGCCCATATTGCCGTGCACGAAACCGGCGCCATTGAAGCCACCGGCCATAAGATCAATACCATCCCCACAGAGGACGGAAAAATCACTCCCGCCGATATTTTAGAGGTGTTAGAGGAACATGAGGACGAGCACATGGTCCTGCCCCGAGTGATTTACATCTCCAACACCACGGAGGTGGGAACCTGTTATACGAAAAAGGAATTACAGGAACTTCGGGCCTTTGCCGATGAGCAGGGGCTGAAAATATACCTGGACGGCGCCCGAATCGGCTCCGCCTTGATGACGAAAAGCAACGATTTGACCCTTAAGGATTTGGCCGCGCTGACCGACGCTTTTTACATCGGCGGCACGAAAAACGGCGCCCTGTTAGGGGAGGCCATCGTCCTGAACAGCCCTGAGCTTCAGAAAAACTTCCGCTATGCCATCAAACAGCGGGGAGGGCTTATGGCCAAGGGAAGAATTCTCGGAATACAGTTCACCACCCTTTTTGAAGGGGATCTGTTCTTCCAACTGGCGGGCCACGGCAATGAAATGGCGGACCGCCTGCGGGAGGGGATTCGTGAGGAGGGCTATAAGTTTTTGGCGGAGACCGAAAGCAATCAGCTATTCCCCATCCTTCCCGAGCGATTGATCGAAGAGCTGGAGAAAAAGTACGTGTTTTATCGTTGGAAAAAAATCGATAATCATCACACCGCCCTGCGCCTGGTGACTTCCTGGGCAACGAAAAAAGAAAAGGTGGATGCTTTTTTAGAGGATCTGAAAGCCTAA
- the hisS gene encoding histidine--tRNA ligase: MKFSTLPPKGTFDVTPEEMELRSWMQDTIKNTYKEHGFTQIETPSIENLELLTNSEGGENLQMLFKILKRGEKFSPQEITESTTENDLCDLGLRFDLTLPLSRFYANNRNDLMNPFKAFQMGYVWRAEKPQKGRFRQFTQCDIDILGDDSIYAEIDLILTVTKALKRLGFDDCTVKVNDRRLLREMVERSGLPAEGFDTLCITLDKADKIGDDGVLRELLEKGFEEESARKLLALLKTIEEEGLTAFESEEATDLQRLIDNVKDYYPIEFEPTLVRGMGYYTGPIFEIESGDFKSSIAGGGRYDDLLSKFQKESMPGVGVSIGFERIFAILQSKDFVIPEKPKKRALIYTTEEDLQKTVAFAEALRDRGQIVSMIRSFNKVGKKAKQVENAGYDDVVVIREDTVLDDLL, from the coding sequence ATGAAATTTTCAACGTTACCGCCGAAGGGGACCTTTGATGTAACCCCGGAGGAAATGGAACTTCGAAGCTGGATGCAGGATACCATAAAAAATACTTATAAGGAACACGGATTTACCCAGATTGAAACCCCCAGCATCGAAAATCTGGAGCTACTGACCAACAGCGAAGGGGGAGAAAATCTCCAGATGCTGTTTAAAATTCTTAAACGGGGAGAGAAATTCAGTCCCCAAGAGATTACGGAAAGCACCACGGAGAATGACCTTTGCGATTTAGGGCTGCGTTTCGACTTGACCCTGCCCTTGAGCCGTTTTTACGCCAACAACCGTAACGATTTAATGAATCCTTTCAAAGCCTTTCAAATGGGCTATGTGTGGCGGGCGGAAAAACCTCAAAAAGGACGGTTCCGTCAATTTACCCAATGCGATATCGATATTTTAGGGGACGACTCCATTTATGCGGAAATCGACCTGATTTTAACCGTAACCAAAGCCTTAAAGCGTCTGGGCTTTGATGATTGTACGGTGAAGGTCAATGACCGCAGACTCCTTCGGGAAATGGTGGAGCGCTCAGGCCTTCCCGCGGAAGGCTTCGATACCCTTTGCATTACCCTGGATAAAGCGGACAAAATCGGAGACGACGGGGTGCTTCGGGAACTGCTGGAAAAAGGCTTTGAGGAAGAGTCTGCCAGAAAACTGCTGGCACTCTTAAAGACCATCGAGGAAGAGGGCCTTACAGCCTTTGAAAGCGAAGAGGCGACGGACCTTCAGCGGCTGATCGACAATGTGAAGGATTACTATCCCATCGAATTTGAGCCCACCTTGGTACGGGGGATGGGCTACTATACCGGTCCGATTTTCGAAATCGAAAGCGGGGATTTTAAAAGTTCCATCGCCGGCGGCGGACGCTACGACGACCTATTATCAAAGTTTCAAAAGGAATCCATGCCGGGCGTGGGAGTATCCATCGGTTTTGAGCGGATCTTTGCCATTCTTCAGTCTAAGGACTTTGTGATTCCTGAAAAGCCGAAGAAACGGGCCTTGATTTACACCACCGAGGAGGACCTGCAAAAAACCGTGGCCTTCGCGGAAGCCCTTCGGGATCGGGGACAGATTGTATCCATGATCCGATCCTTTAATAAAGTGGGAAAAAAAGCGAAACAGGTGGAAAATGCGGGCTACGATGATGTGGTTGTGATCCGGGAAGATACGGTACTGGATGATTTACTGTAG
- a CDS encoding DUF418 domain-containing protein encodes MEARKKRIEALDILRGFALFGVLLVNLTMMHTSRTGFSVSRMGLEGINHLSALGIEVFFQGKFYTIFSILFGLGFFLFMNRKGKDIQSPEALKPFFIRRMLALLFFGLLHMVFVWHGDILHVYALIGLVLLWRKEKTEEDLLRGVLIWLLIAAFITGVLNALIEVPILFHAMVTSEMSPYADSVYSGGSYWELLRFRLVHEVQNAPVDLVFILPKILGLFYLGFYLGRKKLFENLKDHRGTLLKTLRYSAAISLIMILGLLFFRPYTGGENPYYTFAFLEGIFRETLTLSGSAFYISGLLLLLGKTPWKKILNPLKYLGKTALSNYLIQTLFWSWVFNGYGLGFYGRLPYWSFFPLATAFFILQILLSKWWLSRWKTGPMEALWRRFTYGT; translated from the coding sequence ATGGAAGCGAGAAAAAAACGAATTGAAGCCTTGGACATCCTGCGGGGGTTTGCCCTGTTCGGGGTGCTCTTGGTCAATCTTACGATGATGCATACCAGCCGGACGGGCTTTAGTGTTTCGAGAATGGGCCTGGAGGGCATCAATCACCTCTCCGCCCTGGGCATCGAAGTGTTTTTTCAGGGAAAATTTTATACGATCTTTTCCATCCTTTTCGGCCTGGGGTTTTTTCTTTTCATGAACCGGAAGGGAAAGGATATCCAATCCCCCGAGGCCCTGAAGCCCTTTTTCATCCGGCGAATGCTGGCCCTCCTTTTCTTCGGCCTCCTACATATGGTGTTCGTCTGGCATGGGGATATTCTTCACGTATATGCCTTAATAGGCCTGGTGCTTTTGTGGCGGAAGGAGAAAACCGAGGAAGACCTTCTTCGGGGAGTCCTGATCTGGCTTTTGATTGCCGCGTTTATCACCGGGGTGTTAAACGCCCTGATCGAAGTGCCCATTCTGTTTCATGCCATGGTCACCTCGGAGATGAGTCCCTACGCCGACAGCGTCTACAGCGGAGGCTCCTATTGGGAGCTTCTTCGCTTCCGCCTGGTTCATGAAGTCCAAAATGCCCCGGTGGATCTTGTTTTCATTTTGCCGAAAATCCTCGGGCTTTTTTACCTGGGCTTTTATCTGGGACGGAAAAAACTCTTTGAAAACCTGAAGGACCACCGGGGGACTTTGTTGAAAACCCTTCGATACAGTGCGGCCATCTCGTTGATCATGATCCTGGGGCTGCTGTTTTTCAGACCTTACACCGGAGGGGAGAATCCCTATTACACCTTCGCTTTTCTGGAGGGGATTTTCAGGGAAACCCTTACCCTCTCCGGCAGCGCCTTTTATATATCGGGACTGTTACTGCTTCTGGGAAAGACGCCCTGGAAAAAAATCCTGAATCCCCTGAAATATCTGGGGAAAACCGCCCTGAGTAATTATCTGATCCAGACTCTCTTTTGGAGCTGGGTCTTTAACGGCTACGGACTGGGTTTTTACGGCAGGCTGCCCTACTGGAGCTTCTTTCCCTTAGCCACGGCTTTTTTCATCCTGCAGATCCTCCTCAGCAAATGGTGGCTCAGCCGTTGGAAGACGGGGCCCATGGAGGCCCTGTGGCGAAGGTTTACCTATGGAACTTAA
- a CDS encoding response regulator transcription factor, protein MFNILITEDDKNLQRLMEAVLKREGYRVLKAVDGEEALRILDKEHVDLLITDIMMPRLDGYRLTDALRGSKFELPILMITAKESLGDKKKGFTLGADDYMVKPVDMDEMLLRVKALLRRSKIQSERRLNFGRVELDWDRLTVEGEEDTVDLPKKEFHLLFKLLSYPGKIFTRQQLMDEIWGLEAESDERTIDVHIKRLRNRFSHMKEFEILTVRGLGYKAEKKC, encoded by the coding sequence ATGTTCAACATACTGATTACCGAGGATGATAAAAATTTGCAACGCCTGATGGAAGCCGTACTGAAACGGGAGGGTTACCGGGTGTTAAAGGCCGTGGACGGAGAGGAAGCCCTAAGGATTTTGGATAAGGAGCATGTGGATTTACTGATCACCGATATTATGATGCCCCGCCTGGACGGCTACCGCCTGACCGATGCCCTCCGGGGATCGAAGTTCGAACTGCCCATCCTGATGATTACCGCCAAGGAATCCCTGGGGGACAAGAAAAAGGGCTTTACCCTGGGGGCGGATGACTACATGGTCAAGCCCGTGGATATGGACGAAATGCTCCTTCGGGTCAAGGCCCTGCTTCGCCGCTCTAAAATTCAAAGCGAGCGGAGACTGAATTTCGGAAGGGTTGAGTTGGACTGGGACCGCTTAACCGTGGAAGGGGAGGAAGATACCGTGGACCTGCCGAAAAAGGAGTTTCATTTACTCTTTAAGCTCTTAAGCTATCCGGGAAAAATCTTTACCCGGCAACAACTGATGGATGAAATCTGGGGGCTGGAAGCGGAGTCCGACGAGCGAACCATCGATGTCCATATTAAACGACTCCGAAATCGTTTCAGCCATATGAAAGAGTTTGAAATACTTACGGTTCGGGGCCTGGGCTATAAGGCGGAGAAAAAATGTTAA